In one window of Corynebacterium mycetoides DNA:
- the pstA gene encoding phosphate ABC transporter permease PstA translates to MSTAVPNNGSSRNSTATAVRPGGSADEAANSNTSPFSDISSSRKTTNTVMGLLMWACMLIALIPLLWLLFTVLSRGAGAVFDASWWTEDMLGVRNRSEGGGALHAIAGTIMQTLVASIFSIPVGIFTAIYLVEYSNGNRLGKLTTFMVDILSGVPSIVAALFIYALWITVLGQQRSGFAVSLALILLMVPIVVRNTEEMLRVVPMDLREASYALGVPKWKTIARIVLPTALSGIVTGVMLAIARVMGESAPVLILVGSTPVTNWLGMFDQPQSSLPLFMLDMWKSGATGPANDRLWGAALTLVLMVVALNLVARFIASKFSVKK, encoded by the coding sequence ATGAGTACCGCAGTACCAAACAACGGCTCTAGCCGGAACTCCACGGCAACCGCAGTCCGCCCCGGCGGATCCGCAGATGAGGCGGCCAACAGCAACACGAGCCCCTTCTCCGACATCTCCAGCAGCCGCAAGACCACCAACACCGTCATGGGTCTGCTGATGTGGGCGTGCATGCTGATCGCGCTGATCCCGCTGCTCTGGCTGCTGTTCACCGTGCTCTCCCGCGGCGCTGGTGCCGTGTTTGACGCCAGCTGGTGGACCGAGGACATGCTCGGTGTCCGCAACCGAAGCGAAGGCGGTGGCGCGCTCCACGCGATCGCCGGCACCATCATGCAGACGCTGGTCGCGTCCATCTTCTCCATCCCGGTGGGCATCTTCACCGCGATCTACCTGGTGGAGTATTCCAACGGCAACCGCCTGGGCAAACTGACCACCTTCATGGTCGATATCCTCTCCGGCGTGCCCTCGATCGTCGCCGCGCTGTTCATCTACGCCCTCTGGATCACGGTCCTGGGCCAGCAGCGCTCAGGTTTCGCTGTGTCCCTGGCGCTCATCCTGCTCATGGTTCCCATCGTCGTCCGCAACACGGAGGAGATGCTCCGGGTCGTGCCCATGGACCTGCGCGAGGCGTCCTACGCCCTGGGCGTGCCCAAGTGGAAGACGATCGCCCGCATCGTGCTGCCGACTGCCCTTTCCGGCATCGTCACCGGCGTCATGCTCGCCATCGCCCGCGTCATGGGCGAGTCCGCCCCGGTGCTGATCCTCGTCGGCTCGACCCCGGTGACCAACTGGCTCGGCATGTTCGATCAGCCGCAGTCCTCTCTGCCGCTGTTCATGCTCGACATGTGGAAGTCCGGCGCCACGGGCCCCGCGAACGACCGTCTGTGGGGCGCAGCGCTCACACTCGTCCTCATGGTTGTCGCCCTCAACCTCGTCGCTCGCTTCATCGCGTCCAAGTTCTCGGTGAAGAAGTAA
- the pstC gene encoding phosphate ABC transporter permease subunit PstC, protein MADNELPATEHDDRGAGPATKSEPVIPGSTGTPVSKGQDPATEGTPVAGRVSTGAGVIRPGDRIFQFFSTASAALITIIIAAIGLFLLLQAIPPLARNEGGLIGFFTYRGPWQTANLDAMQFGIPNLFFSTVTISLIALILAMPVALGIALFLSNYAPKNLVRPLGTLVDMLAAVPSIVYGLWGAQVLGPFLGRFYNWIHSWAGDFFLFAVYPNTPSYYTGRNMLTGGIVLAIMILPVIAATAREVFVQTPPGQIEAALALGATRWEVIRMTVIPFGMSGYIAGSMLGLGRALGETMALYMVVSPSPLYRGSLFDGGSTFATHIANASAEFNNPTSAGAYIAAGLVLFVLTFVVNSIARAIVNKK, encoded by the coding sequence ATGGCTGACAACGAACTGCCTGCTACCGAGCATGACGACCGCGGCGCTGGACCCGCCACCAAGTCTGAGCCCGTCATCCCGGGGTCCACGGGCACCCCTGTGTCCAAGGGCCAGGATCCGGCGACGGAAGGCACCCCGGTTGCCGGGCGTGTGTCCACCGGCGCTGGCGTGATCCGCCCGGGCGACCGCATTTTCCAGTTCTTCTCCACCGCATCCGCGGCTCTGATCACCATCATCATCGCGGCCATCGGCCTCTTCCTTCTGCTCCAGGCCATCCCCCCGCTGGCCCGGAATGAGGGTGGCCTGATCGGCTTCTTCACCTACAGGGGTCCGTGGCAGACCGCGAACCTGGACGCGATGCAGTTCGGCATCCCGAACCTGTTCTTCTCCACGGTGACGATCTCGCTGATCGCCCTGATCCTCGCCATGCCGGTCGCACTCGGCATCGCGCTGTTCCTGTCCAACTACGCACCGAAGAACCTGGTGCGGCCGCTGGGAACGCTTGTCGACATGCTCGCGGCCGTGCCGTCGATCGTGTACGGCCTCTGGGGTGCTCAGGTGCTTGGCCCCTTCTTGGGACGCTTCTACAACTGGATCCACTCCTGGGCGGGCGATTTCTTCCTCTTTGCCGTGTACCCCAACACGCCCTCCTACTACACGGGGCGCAACATGCTCACCGGCGGCATCGTGCTGGCGATCATGATTCTGCCGGTCATCGCCGCCACCGCGCGCGAGGTGTTTGTCCAGACGCCTCCCGGCCAGATCGAGGCCGCCCTCGCCCTCGGCGCCACCCGGTGGGAAGTCATCCGCATGACGGTGATTCCGTTCGGCATGTCCGGCTACATCGCCGGCTCCATGCTCGGCCTGGGCCGCGCGCTCGGTGAGACGATGGCGCTCTACATGGTGGTCTCGCCGTCGCCGCTGTACCGCGGCTCGCTTTTCGACGGCGGTTCGACGTTTGCAACCCATATCGCGAACGCCTCCGCCGAGTTCAACAACCCGACCAGTGCCGGCGCGTACATTGCCGCAGGTTTGGTGCTGTTCGTCTTGACCTTTGTCGTCAACTCGATCGCCCGCGCGATCGTCAACAAGAAATAG
- the pstB gene encoding phosphate ABC transporter ATP-binding protein PstB codes for MSKLVLNDVNIYYGDFHAVQNVNMNIPAQAVTAFIGPSGCGKSTVLRTLNRMHEVIPNATVDGEILLDGNNIYGKNIDPVSVRNTVGMVFQKANPFPTMSIEDNVVAGLKLSGERDRKKLKEVAEESLRGANLWEEVKDRLDKPGGGLSGGQQQRLCIARAIAVRPEVLLMDEPCSALDPISTLAVEDLIHELKEQFTIVIVTHNMQQAARVSDKTAFFSLEATGKPGQLIEFNDTTTIFENPERKETEDYIAGRFG; via the coding sequence ATGTCTAAGCTCGTCCTCAACGACGTCAACATCTACTACGGCGACTTCCACGCCGTGCAGAACGTCAACATGAACATCCCCGCCCAGGCCGTGACCGCCTTCATCGGCCCGTCCGGCTGCGGCAAGTCCACCGTGCTGCGCACCCTCAACCGCATGCACGAGGTCATCCCGAACGCCACCGTCGACGGTGAGATCCTGCTTGACGGCAACAACATCTACGGCAAGAACATCGACCCCGTGTCGGTGCGCAACACCGTGGGCATGGTGTTCCAAAAGGCCAACCCGTTCCCGACCATGTCCATCGAGGACAACGTCGTGGCCGGGCTGAAGCTCTCCGGCGAGCGCGACCGGAAGAAGCTGAAGGAGGTCGCGGAAGAGTCCCTGCGCGGCGCCAACCTGTGGGAAGAGGTCAAGGACCGTCTGGATAAGCCCGGCGGCGGGCTGTCCGGCGGCCAGCAGCAGCGTCTCTGCATCGCCCGCGCGATCGCGGTTCGCCCCGAGGTGCTGCTGATGGATGAGCCCTGCTCCGCCCTCGACCCGATTTCCACCCTCGCAGTGGAGGATCTGATCCACGAGCTGAAGGAGCAGTTCACCATCGTCATCGTGACGCACAACATGCAGCAGGCGGCGCGCGTGTCTGACAAGACCGCCTTCTTCTCGCTGGAAGCAACCGGTAAGCCGGGGCAGCTCATCGAGTTCAACGACACGACCACGATCTTCGAGAACCCCGAGCGCAAGGAAACCGAAGACTACATCGCCGGCCGCTTCGGCTAA
- a CDS encoding FABP family protein — MSETPNNETNPAGSPARRIDGSEAVNLAAEQSKNTAHRNIPGLGFESMPLADDTANLREGPSLHDGLLALLPLVGVWSGHGQANDNGDEYAFGQQLVISHDGENYLRVESRLWRLDADGEPQGPDQREVGFWRISAADEIEVTLTNSRGLVEILYGEPVNERAWQVTSASTIVTATGPDKHGPGKRLYGLMPNNNLGWVDERVVDGEMTPYMSAELTRVAG; from the coding sequence ATGAGCGAGACCCCCAACAACGAAACCAACCCCGCCGGCAGCCCCGCCCGCCGTATCGACGGCAGCGAGGCCGTCAACCTGGCCGCGGAGCAGTCGAAGAACACCGCCCACCGCAACATTCCCGGGCTCGGCTTCGAGTCCATGCCGCTGGCCGACGACACGGCCAACCTCCGCGAGGGCCCGTCGCTTCACGACGGCCTGTTGGCACTCCTGCCGCTTGTGGGCGTGTGGTCCGGCCACGGCCAGGCCAACGATAACGGGGACGAATACGCCTTCGGCCAGCAGCTCGTGATCTCCCACGACGGCGAGAACTACCTGCGCGTCGAGTCCCGGCTGTGGCGCCTCGACGCCGACGGCGAGCCGCAGGGCCCGGACCAGCGAGAAGTCGGTTTCTGGCGGATTTCAGCGGCAGACGAGATCGAGGTGACCCTGACCAACTCGCGCGGGCTGGTCGAGATCCTGTACGGCGAGCCCGTCAACGAGCGCGCCTGGCAGGTCACCAGCGCGTCCACCATCGTCACCGCCACAGGCCCGGATAAGCACGGGCCGGGCAAGCGGCTCTACGGCCTGATGCCCAACAACAACCTCGGCTGGGTCGACGAGCGCGTGGTGGACGGGGAGATGACGCCGTACATGTCCGCCGAATTGACGCGGGTGGCGGGCTAG
- the pstS gene encoding phosphate ABC transporter substrate-binding protein PstS: protein MIRNFKRTAAIVGVVAASSATLVACGDSNDSASTGTTVAETSTETNTATASESASGAELTGTTGQLVAEGATSQQNAMDYFGARYSEAVPGANLAYNATGSGAGIKNFIGNQAAFAGSDSPLKEEEVQPAADRCGGNEAWHLPMVIGPVAVAYNLDGVDDLNLTVDNIVDIFQGNITTWNDPAIAEANPDTELPDESISVIYRSDESGTSDNFQKFLAAASDGKWEGKGKAFPQEVGAGANGSTGVAEQVNAIPGAITYVEAGFAENAAHIDFGNGPVELSDETVGKALDGMEFKTEGHNMVVDSEKLFSSNEADSYPLVLTTYEIVCSKGYDDQTRDMVKDFLNVALDSQDDELAAEGFIPVSGTHAERLREAVNAIS from the coding sequence GTGATTCGCAACTTTAAGCGCACCGCCGCCATCGTCGGTGTCGTCGCAGCATCCTCCGCAACCCTCGTCGCTTGCGGTGACTCCAACGACTCTGCTTCCACCGGCACCACTGTCGCTGAGACCTCCACCGAGACCAACACCGCTACGGCTTCCGAGTCTGCTTCCGGTGCTGAGCTGACCGGCACCACCGGCCAGCTCGTCGCGGAGGGCGCCACCTCGCAGCAGAACGCCATGGATTACTTCGGCGCTCGCTACTCCGAGGCCGTTCCGGGCGCTAACCTCGCCTACAACGCAACCGGCTCCGGCGCCGGCATTAAGAACTTCATCGGCAACCAGGCCGCTTTCGCCGGCTCTGACTCCCCGCTGAAGGAAGAGGAAGTTCAGCCGGCCGCTGACCGCTGCGGCGGCAACGAGGCATGGCACCTGCCGATGGTCATCGGCCCGGTCGCTGTCGCCTACAACCTCGACGGTGTGGACGACCTCAACCTGACCGTCGACAACATCGTCGACATCTTCCAGGGCAACATCACCACCTGGAACGACCCGGCCATCGCCGAGGCTAACCCGGACACCGAGCTGCCGGACGAGAGCATCTCCGTGATCTACCGCTCCGACGAGTCGGGTACCTCCGACAACTTCCAGAAGTTCCTCGCCGCCGCCTCCGACGGCAAGTGGGAGGGCAAGGGTAAGGCGTTCCCGCAGGAGGTGGGCGCCGGCGCTAACGGCTCCACCGGTGTCGCCGAGCAGGTCAACGCCATCCCGGGTGCTATCACCTACGTCGAGGCCGGCTTCGCTGAGAACGCAGCCCACATCGACTTCGGCAACGGCCCGGTCGAGCTGTCCGACGAGACCGTCGGCAAGGCTCTGGACGGCATGGAGTTCAAGACCGAGGGCCACAACATGGTCGTCGACTCCGAGAAGCTGTTCTCCTCCAACGAGGCTGACTCCTACCCGCTGGTTCTGACCACCTACGAGATCGTCTGCTCCAAGGGCTACGACGATCAGACCCGCGACATGGTCAAGGACTTCCTGAACGTCGCGCTCGACTCCCAGGATGACGAGCTCGCCGCTGAGGGCTTCATCCCGGTCTCCGGTACCCACGCTGAGCGTCTGCGCGAGGCAGTCAACGCCATCAGCTAA
- a CDS encoding LmeA family phospholipid-binding protein, with product MSGSRRWAAGSVVVAALAAAALAADTAAAANAERALAASAGGDARLSAVPGAYIAGFPFAQVAVTGKVPRVSVSALDAEVDGLGVVNASAEAFEVKVAPERAAAGDFSGSRASMVRRNVRLDGVAFGALLGMTDLDISHPYDISPGGGPASEAQLRGTVPGTDSPSTVVVTLRLTDGIFSMRPSLLVDTPEGEEDEILAAYTLDRDTRDLPLGGPADLVQLSGGSIEFSRQRLNTTLGGDDLLPLSPPAPSAPAG from the coding sequence TTGAGCGGGAGCCGGCGATGGGCGGCAGGCAGCGTTGTAGTCGCCGCGCTGGCGGCAGCGGCTCTCGCGGCGGACACCGCGGCCGCCGCCAACGCCGAGCGCGCCCTGGCTGCATCCGCGGGAGGGGACGCGCGCCTGTCCGCCGTCCCCGGCGCCTACATCGCCGGCTTCCCCTTCGCCCAGGTCGCCGTGACAGGGAAAGTCCCCCGCGTGAGCGTCTCCGCGCTCGACGCCGAAGTTGACGGGCTGGGCGTAGTCAACGCGAGCGCCGAGGCATTCGAGGTGAAGGTCGCGCCCGAGCGCGCCGCCGCCGGCGACTTCTCCGGGTCCCGCGCGTCCATGGTGCGGCGCAACGTCCGGCTCGACGGTGTCGCGTTCGGCGCCCTGCTCGGGATGACCGACTTGGACATCTCCCACCCCTACGACATCTCGCCCGGCGGCGGGCCCGCCAGCGAAGCCCAGCTTAGGGGGACTGTGCCCGGCACGGACTCACCCAGCACCGTCGTGGTCACGCTGCGGCTGACCGACGGCATCTTCTCCATGCGCCCAAGCCTTCTGGTCGACACCCCCGAGGGCGAGGAGGACGAGATCCTCGCGGCCTACACTCTGGACCGCGACACCCGCGACCTGCCCTTGGGCGGCCCCGCCGACCTGGTCCAGCTCTCCGGGGGGTCAATAGAGTTCTCCCGCCAGCGCCTCAACACCACCCTCGGCGGCGACGATCTTTTGCCCCTGTCACCGCCAGCGCCTTCGGCACCGGCGGGCTAG
- a CDS encoding aminodeoxychorismate lyase: MASPLLPPQPVIYLVEPFGGSIRRQNANIAHVFWDDAAVTRGDGIFETLLIHGGEPVNLDKHLQRFRRSAEALDLPDPGVDHWIKATREAVSDYYRERGGAAGEDAEAKCVWTMTRGRETTGVPTAWLTVRPVEASIIAQRAEGVKAVTAPRGYSIASGEGAAPWLAVGAKTLNYAASMAALRWARSQGVDDVIYVDHRDGRVLEATTSTVVIVRKDNKLRTPAPHADILPGTTQQALFDHASRHGWRCKAKDLYVDDIYGAESVWLVSSVRKAVRVTELNGRPLGAGADKEIPALVDAAVQAHRP, translated from the coding sequence ATGGCTTCCCCGCTCTTGCCCCCGCAGCCGGTGATCTACCTCGTGGAACCCTTCGGCGGTTCGATCCGCAGGCAGAACGCCAACATCGCCCACGTGTTCTGGGACGACGCGGCGGTAACGCGCGGCGACGGCATTTTTGAGACGCTGCTGATCCACGGCGGGGAGCCCGTGAACCTCGACAAACACCTCCAGCGTTTCCGCCGGTCAGCCGAGGCGCTGGATCTGCCGGACCCGGGCGTGGACCACTGGATCAAGGCCACGCGCGAGGCGGTGTCCGACTACTACCGGGAAAGAGGAGGAGCCGCGGGCGAGGACGCGGAGGCGAAGTGCGTCTGGACGATGACACGCGGCCGCGAGACCACCGGCGTTCCCACCGCGTGGCTCACCGTGCGCCCGGTGGAGGCGTCGATAATCGCGCAGCGGGCCGAGGGCGTGAAGGCCGTGACGGCGCCGCGGGGCTACTCCATCGCCAGCGGCGAGGGCGCGGCGCCGTGGCTCGCGGTCGGGGCGAAGACGCTCAACTACGCCGCGTCGATGGCCGCCCTGCGCTGGGCGCGCTCGCAGGGGGTCGACGACGTAATCTACGTCGATCATAGGGACGGCCGCGTCCTCGAGGCGACGACGTCGACCGTGGTTATCGTCCGCAAGGACAACAAGCTGCGCACCCCGGCCCCGCACGCCGACATCCTGCCTGGCACGACGCAGCAGGCGCTCTTCGACCACGCGAGCCGCCACGGCTGGCGCTGCAAAGCGAAAGACCTCTACGTCGACGACATATACGGCGCCGAGTCCGTGTGGCTCGTCAGCTCCGTGCGCAAGGCCGTGCGCGTCACCGAGCTCAACGGCCGGCCGCTGGGCGCGGGCGCTGACAAGGAGATCCCCGCGCTTGTCGACGCCGCCGTGCAGGCGCACCGGCCCTAG
- the mshD gene encoding mycothiol synthase codes for MTNRITEVKLPGDTVRGMLERVQANDGVEAFSEQFLAGLDDARLAHTHFAYRSGDGDGDGDGDGSVLGLASLAPDGSAELAVDPDHRGGGIGTALVGAVLERRDDAGLWAHGNLPAARALAAELGFVVVRELLVMSVDGDALRGAAEVPELPEGYTATNYTEATRRWGRADVERAWLKANNDAFSWHPEQGGWDEARLHAGMEAEWFDPDGVLLLYHGEELAGFHWTKVHPDGTGEVYVVGLDSGYRRKGLGDPLVRIGLAHLVRRGAQQVKLYVEADNEPAVARYEALGFHTAESHVVYQKPGATREDVKTIKS; via the coding sequence ATGACGAATCGCATCACAGAGGTAAAGCTCCCCGGCGACACGGTCCGCGGCATGCTGGAGCGGGTCCAGGCGAACGACGGGGTCGAGGCGTTCTCCGAACAGTTTCTCGCAGGGCTTGACGACGCCCGCCTGGCGCACACCCACTTCGCCTACCGCTCCGGTGACGGTGACGGCGACGGTGACGGTGACGGTAGCGTGCTCGGCCTCGCGTCGCTGGCCCCCGACGGCTCCGCGGAGTTAGCGGTGGATCCGGATCACCGGGGCGGCGGGATCGGAACCGCCCTGGTGGGCGCCGTCCTCGAGCGCAGGGATGACGCGGGGCTGTGGGCGCACGGAAACCTGCCGGCCGCGCGCGCGTTGGCGGCGGAGCTCGGCTTCGTCGTCGTCCGGGAGCTCCTCGTGATGAGCGTCGACGGCGACGCGCTGCGCGGCGCCGCGGAGGTACCGGAGCTGCCGGAGGGTTACACCGCGACGAACTACACGGAGGCCACCCGGCGCTGGGGCCGCGCCGACGTGGAGCGGGCGTGGCTCAAGGCGAACAACGACGCATTCTCCTGGCACCCCGAGCAGGGGGGATGGGACGAGGCTCGGCTGCACGCCGGGATGGAGGCGGAGTGGTTCGACCCGGACGGGGTGTTGCTGCTGTACCACGGCGAAGAGCTGGCGGGATTCCACTGGACGAAGGTCCACCCGGATGGAACGGGCGAGGTGTACGTGGTGGGGCTGGACTCGGGTTACCGGCGCAAGGGGCTCGGGGACCCGCTGGTGAGAATCGGTCTCGCACACCTCGTGCGCCGCGGAGCCCAGCAGGTCAAACTGTATGTAGAGGCCGACAACGAACCTGCGGTAGCGAGGTACGAAGCGCTGGGGTTTCACACTGCCGAGAGCCACGTTGTGTACCAAAAACCGGGCGCGACTAGGGAAGATGTGAAAACCATCAAAAGTTAA
- a CDS encoding IS1249 family transposase, protein MPKNQPRCQVCGGETKRNGKTSANRTRWRCKICGASTTKQRPDITNSAAFAAFIAHLTTGASLRTAAAEAGCHPRTLQRRFEYFWLVDVPDPTIGHEGRVYDQVFIDGTYTAGGCLIVAATLDHVIAWHWCTRETTGDYQKLLERIPAPLIAVIDGGQGAASAIKTCWPTTKVQRCLVHAQRVVRRHTTSRPRTDAGRAIYQLALNLTKITDLDEAAAWGAQLHEYGNVYRDWMNQKTWTTDPATRQRTWSWTHERTRKAYNSLNHLWRNNLLFVYLEPPDGVLDANRIKSTTNSLEGGINAQLKLLTRTHRGRSGEHQRRMLEWWLYLQTELPDDPVEIARQSNWGQDQLAKVSTLTHNENHADHETGRPALYDNAIDTNYTHSIGIQKGHI, encoded by the coding sequence ATGCCGAAGAACCAACCCCGATGCCAGGTGTGCGGCGGCGAGACGAAACGCAACGGGAAGACCTCCGCCAACCGCACCCGGTGGCGGTGCAAAATCTGCGGCGCTTCCACCACCAAGCAGCGCCCCGATATCACCAACTCCGCAGCCTTCGCAGCATTTATCGCCCACCTCACGACCGGTGCGAGCTTGAGAACCGCTGCTGCCGAAGCAGGGTGTCATCCGCGTACCCTGCAACGCCGGTTTGAATACTTCTGGCTAGTTGATGTCCCCGATCCCACGATCGGGCACGAAGGCCGGGTCTACGACCAGGTCTTCATCGACGGCACCTACACCGCCGGCGGGTGTCTCATCGTAGCCGCCACCTTGGATCACGTCATCGCCTGGCACTGGTGCACACGTGAGACCACCGGCGACTACCAAAAGCTCCTCGAACGTATCCCCGCGCCCCTGATCGCTGTCATCGACGGCGGCCAAGGCGCTGCCAGCGCAATCAAGACATGCTGGCCCACAACGAAAGTGCAGCGCTGCCTCGTCCACGCCCAACGCGTGGTACGCCGACACACCACCTCACGCCCACGCACCGATGCAGGACGAGCGATCTACCAGCTCGCGCTCAACCTCACGAAGATCACCGATCTTGACGAGGCGGCCGCGTGGGGTGCGCAGCTACACGAATACGGCAACGTCTACCGCGACTGGATGAACCAGAAAACGTGGACAACCGACCCGGCGACACGGCAACGCACCTGGTCATGGACGCATGAACGCACCCGCAAGGCCTACAACAGCCTCAACCACCTGTGGCGAAACAACCTACTGTTCGTCTACCTCGAACCACCCGACGGTGTCCTCGATGCCAACCGGATCAAATCCACCACCAACAGCCTTGAAGGCGGCATCAACGCCCAACTGAAACTGCTGACCCGCACCCACCGCGGACGATCCGGGGAGCATCAGCGTCGGATGCTGGAGTGGTGGCTGTATCTGCAAACGGAACTGCCTGACGATCCTGTTGAGATCGCCAGGCAGTCCAACTGGGGCCAGGACCAACTCGCCAAAGTATCCACCCTGACCCACAACGAGAACCACGCCGACCACGAAACCGGACGACCAGCCCTCTACGACAACGCTATCGACACCAACTACACACACTCAATCGGCATCCAAAAAGGCCACATCTAA
- a CDS encoding phosphate signaling complex PhoU family protein has product MRTIYREHLDAFSRDLIEMCQNVRTLMDDATIALLTQSLDHAEHALSSSDGLDVIRQRCETRSMQLLALESPVASDLRQVVSSIYIVEDFERMGALATHIAKLARLRHPSPVVPEPMVVLVEELVRLSRELGSQTEGLLSDPDPDAAVTLRDADDEVDTMTSYILNLTTNRQWEHSAREAVDLALLCRYFERYSDHCVNVAARTVFLVTGMKPDAYLEHRRSGNGFDMDERFAVIARRFDQRRNG; this is encoded by the coding sequence ATGCGGACTATTTACCGGGAGCACCTCGATGCATTTTCGCGCGACCTGATTGAGATGTGCCAGAACGTCCGCACACTGATGGACGACGCCACCATCGCCCTGCTGACCCAGAGCCTTGACCACGCAGAGCACGCTTTGTCGAGCTCGGACGGGTTGGACGTGATCAGGCAACGCTGCGAAACCAGGAGCATGCAGCTGCTCGCCCTGGAGAGCCCCGTGGCCTCCGACCTGCGACAAGTCGTGTCCTCGATCTACATCGTGGAGGATTTCGAGCGGATGGGGGCACTGGCCACCCACATTGCCAAGCTGGCGCGGCTGCGCCATCCCAGCCCGGTGGTCCCGGAGCCGATGGTGGTGCTCGTGGAGGAGCTGGTGAGACTGAGCCGGGAGCTCGGGTCCCAGACGGAGGGGCTGCTCTCCGACCCCGACCCGGATGCGGCCGTGACGTTGCGCGACGCCGACGATGAGGTCGACACAATGACCAGCTACATCCTCAACCTCACCACAAACCGCCAGTGGGAGCACTCCGCCCGGGAGGCTGTTGATCTGGCGCTGCTGTGCCGCTATTTCGAGCGCTACTCCGACCATTGCGTCAACGTCGCGGCCCGCACCGTCTTCCTCGTCACCGGGATGAAGCCCGACGCGTACCTGGAACACCGCCGCTCGGGCAACGGGTTCGACATGGACGAGCGCTTCGCCGTCATCGCCCGGCGTTTCGACCAACGCAGGAACGGCTAA
- the dusB gene encoding tRNA dihydrouridine synthase DusB, translating into MTQVLSTPAAPASPARPTRLRIGGYDLDSPVLLAPMAGVTNMPFRVLCREIEQELTGTTSGLYVCEMITARALVERNEKTLHMTTFAEVEKPRSMQLYTVDPKFTYEAVRMIVEEDIADHIDMNFGCPVPKVTRRGGGSAIPYKRRLYGNIVSAAVRAAEGSGIPITVKFRIGIDDAHRTHLDAGRIAAEEGAAAVALHARTADQRYSGQADWSEIARLVVHMDGTGVPVIGNGDIFAAADAARMLDTTGCHGVEIGRGCLGRPWLFAQIGAQLRGEPIPPEPTLGEVARIIYRHAELLALHDGEEHACRDIRKHTGWYLRGFPVGGEFRKDLARVETLAQLSRLLDGIADSSAVAEHADDARGRQGSSSKVALPDGWLDDPEDDTVPEGAEVDSNGG; encoded by the coding sequence ATGACTCAGGTACTTTCGACGCCGGCCGCCCCCGCGAGCCCGGCGCGACCAACCCGGCTCCGCATTGGGGGATACGACCTCGACTCCCCCGTCCTCCTCGCACCGATGGCCGGGGTGACCAACATGCCTTTCCGCGTCCTGTGCCGCGAGATTGAGCAGGAACTCACCGGCACCACCTCCGGCCTCTACGTGTGCGAGATGATCACCGCCAGAGCGCTGGTCGAGCGCAACGAGAAGACACTCCACATGACAACCTTCGCGGAGGTGGAAAAGCCGCGGTCCATGCAGCTCTACACCGTCGATCCGAAGTTCACGTACGAGGCCGTGCGGATGATCGTGGAGGAGGACATCGCCGACCACATCGACATGAACTTCGGGTGTCCCGTGCCCAAAGTCACCCGCCGGGGCGGCGGCTCCGCCATCCCGTACAAGCGGCGTCTCTACGGCAACATCGTCTCTGCCGCCGTCCGCGCCGCCGAGGGCTCCGGGATTCCGATCACGGTGAAGTTCCGCATCGGCATTGACGACGCCCACCGCACGCACCTAGACGCCGGCCGCATCGCCGCCGAGGAGGGTGCGGCCGCCGTCGCCCTGCACGCCCGCACTGCCGACCAGCGCTACTCGGGCCAGGCGGACTGGTCCGAGATCGCCCGACTTGTCGTGCACATGGACGGCACCGGGGTCCCCGTCATCGGCAACGGCGATATCTTCGCCGCCGCGGACGCAGCGAGGATGCTGGACACCACCGGCTGCCACGGTGTGGAGATCGGCCGCGGATGCCTCGGGCGCCCGTGGCTGTTCGCGCAGATCGGGGCGCAGCTGCGCGGCGAGCCGATTCCGCCTGAGCCGACCCTCGGCGAGGTCGCCCGCATCATCTACCGCCACGCCGAGCTACTTGCACTTCACGACGGCGAGGAGCACGCGTGCCGGGACATCCGCAAACATACCGGCTGGTACCTGCGCGGCTTCCCCGTCGGGGGCGAGTTCCGGAAGGACCTCGCGCGCGTCGAAACGCTCGCGCAGCTGTCCCGGCTGCTGGACGGAATCGCGGATTCGAGCGCCGTGGCCGAGCACGCCGACGACGCCCGCGGCCGGCAAGGGTCCTCCTCCAAGGTTGCGCTCCCCGATGGCTGGCTCGACGACCCCGAAGACGACACCGTGCCCGAGGGCGCCGAGGTGGATAGCAACGGCGGATAG